In the genome of Girardinichthys multiradiatus isolate DD_20200921_A chromosome 7, DD_fGirMul_XY1, whole genome shotgun sequence, one region contains:
- the rpl8 gene encoding 60S ribosomal protein L8, with protein sequence MGRVIRGQRKGAGSVFRAHVKHRKGAAKLRHVDFAERNGYIKGIVKDIIHDPGRGAPLAKVAFRDPYRFKKRTELFIAAEGIHTGQFIYCGKKAQLNIGNVLPVGTMPEGTIICCLEEKPGDRGKLARASGNYATVISHNPETKKSRVKLPSGAKKVISSANRAVVGVVAGGGRIDKPILKAGRAYHKYKAKRNCWPRVRGVAMNPVEHPFGGGNHQHIGKPSTIRRDAPAGRKVGLIAARRTGRLRGTKTVQEKEN encoded by the exons ATGGGACGTGTGATCAGGGGACAGAGAAAAGGTGCTGGCTCCGTTTTCAGAGCCCACGTCAAGCACAGAAAAGGTGCTGCTAAACTCCGTCATGTTGACTTCGCTGAACGCAATGGCTACATCAAGGGCATCGTGAAG GATATCATCCACGACCCTGGCCGTGGCGCCCCCTTGGCCAAGGTGGCCTTCCGTGACCCGTATCGGTTCAAGAAGAGAACAGAGCTCTTCATCGCAGCTGAGGGTATCCACACCGGACAGTTCATCTACTGCGGCAAGAAGG CCCAGCTGAACATTGGGAACGTTCTGCCTGTTGGCACCATGCCTGAGGGAACCATCATCTGCTGCCTGGAGGAGAAGCCCGGCGACAGAGGCAAGCTGGCCCGCGCCTCAGGAAACTACGCCACTGTCATCTCCCACAACCCTGAGACCAAGAAGTCCAGAGTCAAGCTGCCCTCAGGCGCCAAGAAGGTCATCTCTTCTGCCAACAGAGCCGTTGTCG GTGTGGTGGCTGGAGGCGGTCGTATTGACAAGCCCATCCTGAAGGCCGGTCGTGCCTACCACAAGTACAAGGCCAAGAGGAACTGCTGGCCACGTGTCCGTGGTGTGGCTATGAAC CCTGTTGAGCATCCCTTCGGTGGTGGTAACCATCAGCACATTGGCAAACCGTCAACAATCAGGAGGGACGCACCTGCTGGTCGCAAGGTCGGTCTCATCGCTGCCCGTCGTACAGGCAGACTGCGCGGAACAAAGACCGTCCAGGAAAAGGAGAACTAA